One genomic window of Halolamina sediminis includes the following:
- a CDS encoding DUF7519 family protein encodes MAAEPNDEEAVTTVSETNWRPPRAGSALAVAIVAVACWLLADALGVVDSLAVATVGGAGIAVVVWLASRARPAALGTLLGVAVAPLAGGLLFAGLGYTLIAQLAGFAPQGTVFVGVSVVLAGFGAVAIPNDAADRDSVTAATWSTLLSTVGLLAVAAALIGNTVRQREEMEPFADLPLPETIPELLPDATAVPPLGSFLLIASLALLALRAALAALPVAELLDDRAGDDDAAIKSFEQLQSTLGRTTIGVMVGVLLIGARILLGPAYVELWALVPPPVVGLLDGLARAPFLRWLATRLLVVSVIVVVLVRLIRRLHHAGIRKHLGKIAIVAGTGLALAVGWMGHDLILNTLLGRLETALPGTVGEVVLQQVDSVIEYYTGEVVALGLVALGGITAALSLAMLRLGMLFQVVPGRHSGHALASGGLLGAGGFGAALGAPLPASLGTLIGAVVVWDLGRFGVSLGRDVGRRAPSLPVQFVRVLTAALIGVVTAGFGMAAVSMTPVAIATESAAAVALFAAVGVAFLASLVLAR; translated from the coding sequence ATGGCAGCCGAGCCCAACGACGAGGAGGCCGTGACGACAGTGTCCGAGACGAACTGGCGACCGCCGCGTGCTGGCTCGGCGCTCGCGGTGGCGATCGTCGCCGTCGCATGCTGGCTGTTGGCGGACGCACTGGGTGTGGTGGACTCACTGGCGGTCGCGACGGTTGGCGGCGCCGGTATCGCGGTGGTCGTCTGGCTAGCCAGCCGGGCACGCCCCGCCGCTCTCGGCACGCTCCTGGGCGTTGCCGTCGCCCCGCTGGCCGGCGGCCTGCTGTTCGCAGGGCTGGGCTACACGCTAATCGCCCAGCTGGCCGGCTTCGCACCACAGGGAACAGTGTTCGTCGGGGTGAGCGTCGTACTCGCTGGATTCGGCGCGGTGGCGATCCCAAATGATGCCGCCGACCGCGACAGCGTGACTGCAGCCACATGGAGTACGCTGCTGAGCACAGTGGGGCTGCTCGCGGTGGCGGCTGCGCTGATCGGGAACACCGTCCGGCAGAGGGAGGAGATGGAGCCGTTCGCCGACCTCCCGCTGCCTGAGACGATCCCAGAACTGCTCCCCGACGCGACGGCAGTGCCACCGCTCGGGAGCTTTCTGCTGATCGCCTCGCTGGCACTACTCGCACTGCGGGCTGCGTTGGCGGCGCTCCCGGTCGCGGAACTGCTCGACGATCGCGCCGGCGACGACGATGCCGCGATCAAGTCGTTCGAACAGCTCCAGTCGACGCTCGGGCGCACCACCATCGGCGTCATGGTCGGGGTCCTGCTCATCGGCGCGCGTATCCTGCTCGGACCGGCCTACGTCGAGCTCTGGGCGTTGGTCCCGCCGCCCGTGGTCGGTCTGCTTGATGGCCTCGCACGTGCACCGTTCCTGCGCTGGCTAGCAACGAGACTGCTGGTCGTCAGTGTCATCGTCGTCGTGTTGGTCCGCCTGATCCGACGGCTCCATCACGCCGGCATCCGGAAGCATCTCGGGAAGATCGCCATTGTTGCTGGCACGGGGCTCGCGTTGGCCGTCGGCTGGATGGGTCATGACCTGATCCTGAACACGCTATTGGGACGTTTAGAGACTGCGCTCCCCGGAACAGTCGGCGAGGTAGTGCTCCAGCAAGTCGACAGCGTAATCGAATACTACACCGGTGAGGTCGTTGCACTGGGACTCGTCGCACTGGGTGGGATCACGGCCGCATTATCGCTGGCAATGCTCCGTCTCGGGATGCTGTTCCAAGTAGTACCGGGGCGTCACAGCGGTCATGCACTCGCGAGTGGCGGCCTGCTCGGAGCCGGTGGGTTCGGGGCGGCACTCGGCGCACCGCTGCCGGCGTCGCTTGGTACGCTGATCGGTGCCGTTGTCGTTTGGGACCTCGGCCGCTTCGGCGTTAGTCTTGGCCGAGACGTTGGACGCCGGGCACCATCGCTCCCAGTGCAGTTCGTGCGCGTGCTCACTGCCGCACTGATCGGCGTAGTCACCGCTGGGTTCGGGATGGCAGCTGTCTCGATGACCCCCGTGGCCATCGCCACCGAGTCGGCGGCCGCAGTAGCGCTATTCGCGGCGGTCGGCGTGGCGTTCCTTGCGAGTCTGGTGCTCGCCCGCTAG
- a CDS encoding DUF58 domain-containing protein, which yields MSDATQRSREEQDTTGQPTPSQSGDDATPSETGTAGAAESTGSTLTLLRRVRRIGPWSVWLVGGLFLLGLGLFYAKATLVAGATIPFVYVGYAALSTLPGDLSIDVKRTVDDRQLTPGDPVEVTVSVTNTGDSVVTDLRIVDSVPKELAVTDGSARASLALRPGSTGSFSYTVIAKRGDFAFGDARLVARSLLGTDTATLSATVSGADSVNCTDPAALDGLDQATKLRTGVTQSDQGGEGLEFHSTREYRPGDAQNRVNWRQYAKTGDLVTTEFRQERAAREIVLLDVRSETRRSFAPTHPTGAEYAAYAAEAAVEHYRGLGHRVSLAVLGVDAADVEMSIREAGNALWVENAGTETGQHAADAVFSAAADVAARRTAANTALTSLAENESEPDRRDVSGLIAQFPERAELLIVSPLVGRAPLSYAKRAAVVGNEPTLLSPDPTGEASAGGRLHGARREIRLREGRGVCERVIDWPAERSLSAVAAAINGGGR from the coding sequence ATGAGTGACGCAACGCAGCGATCGCGCGAAGAACAGGACACGACCGGCCAGCCGACCCCATCCCAGTCCGGCGATGACGCGACACCGAGCGAGACTGGGACAGCTGGAGCGGCAGAATCGACTGGCTCTACACTGACGCTTCTACGCCGCGTGCGCCGCATCGGCCCCTGGAGCGTCTGGCTCGTCGGTGGCCTCTTCCTGCTTGGTCTGGGACTGTTCTACGCCAAAGCGACGCTGGTCGCCGGCGCCACGATCCCATTCGTCTACGTAGGGTACGCCGCGCTATCAACGCTGCCTGGGGACCTCTCGATCGACGTGAAGCGCACCGTCGATGACCGGCAGCTGACCCCCGGCGATCCCGTCGAGGTGACGGTATCGGTCACCAACACCGGCGACTCGGTGGTGACGGACCTCCGGATCGTCGATAGCGTTCCCAAGGAATTGGCCGTTACTGACGGGTCTGCCCGGGCATCGCTGGCGCTGCGGCCCGGCTCTACCGGCTCGTTCTCCTACACTGTGATCGCCAAGCGCGGGGACTTCGCGTTCGGCGATGCACGGCTGGTCGCGCGCTCGCTGTTGGGCACTGACACCGCGACACTTTCGGCGACCGTCAGCGGTGCCGACTCCGTCAACTGCACTGATCCGGCGGCCCTCGACGGGCTGGATCAGGCGACGAAGCTCCGGACCGGGGTGACCCAGAGCGATCAAGGTGGCGAAGGGCTGGAGTTCCACTCCACGCGGGAGTACCGTCCAGGCGACGCCCAGAACCGAGTGAATTGGCGGCAGTACGCAAAAACTGGCGACCTAGTTACCACGGAGTTCAGACAGGAACGCGCAGCCCGGGAAATCGTACTGCTCGACGTCCGATCCGAGACTCGGCGATCCTTCGCACCGACCCATCCGACCGGCGCTGAGTACGCCGCTTACGCCGCTGAGGCGGCCGTCGAGCACTACCGTGGGCTAGGCCACCGCGTCTCGCTCGCCGTGCTTGGCGTCGACGCCGCCGACGTCGAAATGTCGATCCGGGAGGCCGGCAATGCACTCTGGGTCGAGAACGCCGGCACCGAAACAGGCCAGCACGCCGCCGACGCAGTGTTCTCGGCCGCCGCCGATGTGGCTGCCCGCCGCACCGCAGCCAATACTGCGCTCACCTCGCTCGCCGAGAACGAATCCGAGCCGGACCGCCGCGACGTCTCGGGGCTGATCGCACAGTTCCCCGAGCGTGCGGAGTTACTGATCGTCTCGCCGCTTGTCGGCCGGGCACCACTATCGTACGCGAAGCGGGCCGCGGTAGTCGGCAACGAACCGACACTGCTCTCACCAGATCCGACCGGCGAGGCAAGCGCTGGCGGCCGCCTCCACGGTGCTCGGCGGGAGATTCGGCTCCGGGAGGGCCGCGGCGTCTGCGAGCGCGTGATCGACTGGCCTGCCGAGCGGTCGCTCTCGGCGGTGGCCGCGGCAATCAATGGGGGTGGCCGGTGA
- a CDS encoding DUF7269 family protein translates to MSVLGLLRRGLLTLTLLALLGVAAALLLAPELLAPAEGVLTPIYDQISEYDTDQLLNTAVGAIAAMALLVVAIRKLSGTTGEADPVLVGDDERLPESVNVDPATVTGYAADEALDGVESLDDARQYRNDLRETAVSALQTAGESPEAARRRIEQGAWTDDDLAAGFLGDAAPVPLLARLRGWLDEAAEGRRRLVRSIDAVATLATAPDAATRTPIEEETDE, encoded by the coding sequence GTGAGTGTACTCGGCCTGCTCCGACGCGGGCTACTCACACTCACCTTGCTGGCCCTGCTTGGCGTCGCAGCCGCGCTGCTGCTCGCGCCCGAACTGCTCGCTCCGGCCGAAGGCGTGCTGACACCCATCTACGACCAGATTTCGGAGTACGACACGGACCAGCTACTGAACACGGCGGTCGGCGCCATCGCCGCCATGGCACTGCTAGTCGTCGCGATCCGGAAGCTCTCGGGTACGACCGGCGAGGCGGACCCAGTTCTCGTCGGCGACGACGAGCGACTCCCGGAGTCCGTTAACGTCGACCCGGCGACCGTCACGGGCTACGCTGCCGACGAGGCACTCGACGGCGTCGAGTCGCTTGACGATGCCCGTCAGTACCGCAATGATCTTCGGGAGACTGCCGTTTCGGCACTCCAGACCGCAGGCGAAAGCCCCGAAGCGGCCCGCCGTCGGATCGAACAGGGTGCGTGGACCGATGACGACCTCGCGGCAGGGTTCCTGGGCGACGCCGCCCCGGTACCACTGCTCGCTCGGCTGCGCGGGTGGCTTGACGAGGCCGCCGAAGGCCGGCGACGTCTCGTTCGCAGCATTGACGCCGTCGCCACGCTCGCAACCGCCCCCGACGCCGCCACGCGAACACCGATCGAGGAGGAGACAGATGAGTGA
- a CDS encoding transglutaminase TgpA family protein → MSDDKGAVELGGDRRWWRVLLTLVCVAAVVLASVALPLFVGGGGAPAAQFNLGQPLGGEDSGATSLASGGLGALSADSQMNAGSSQGSTASNAYNSLNQEVHFVVRSEQPSYWRTGSFDRYTGQGWERTGDAQPFDGTTPVEGAAGERINYEVTLAKSATALPTVWRPQSLSLESDALQLEPGRSISSQEPMPADTTYVGESVAPPDDPGLLRSAGEDYPNEVESTYTDLPAGNDTQQVAAFTTELTTESETPYETATQIESWLESNKEYSLNASHDRENGTITSQFVFEMNQGYCEYFATAMTTMLRSQGIPARYVVGYATGEQTGPNEYTVRGMHAHAWVEVYFPEIGWVRFDPTPSSARQSAENEALESTTTETTTGTGTGTGTGTGTGTGTPTGTGTGTGTLASTSTPTPTPTPTPTPTPTDSSTPTPTPTATPTESEPPLNVTLNRTAVPGATVEVTVLREGEPVVGAEVLFNGEPVGRTDNEGTVVARVPYTAQLDVTVRTDTAGVLPPPADAPRAVDGYAVQTSENTTFTLNTNASISFVGEVRSDARVTLVATIDDVPVRDGNVTLNGDQIGRTDAQGRFEFRLPNDPGEYEYAVSRGSTEGSETVTIRSLELNYSVGWPATIPFAPVTLNATLGDEALPNATVSIDGEAVGTTGIDGSAVGRLPPTDSVTLAVSAHGQRASVDVKGLFSTLAQVVGGVLAGVGAVFGIAYYRGITPRSLLARAGGSIRRGYQLILVTVVSLADALSRGVEAVIAALSNAKDRLVELAQALRKRTKTPGEVAQIIITSLTAWATTTVVAIQSLPERLLAWLRNLRASEPTAGAGSSVGDTTEADPETVAARERISQAWQRFLSILPLRQVRTLTPGEIARYAVEDANLPAGPVTRLRDAYREVTYDSADPTTRQEVAEEAMESINSEQAADDGDESGGDAA, encoded by the coding sequence GTGAGCGACGACAAGGGAGCCGTCGAACTCGGAGGCGACCGCCGGTGGTGGCGCGTCCTGTTGACGTTGGTCTGTGTCGCCGCAGTCGTGCTCGCCAGCGTGGCGCTGCCGCTGTTCGTGGGCGGCGGTGGAGCGCCTGCCGCACAGTTCAACCTTGGCCAGCCGCTAGGCGGGGAAGATAGCGGCGCCACGAGTCTAGCGTCGGGCGGGCTTGGCGCACTATCGGCGGACAGCCAGATGAATGCTGGAAGCAGCCAAGGCTCGACCGCGTCGAATGCTTACAACAGCCTGAACCAGGAAGTCCACTTCGTCGTCAGGAGCGAGCAACCCAGCTACTGGCGTACCGGCTCGTTCGACCGCTACACCGGGCAGGGGTGGGAGCGTACTGGCGACGCCCAGCCGTTCGACGGGACTACCCCTGTCGAGGGTGCCGCAGGCGAGCGGATCAACTACGAGGTGACGCTCGCCAAGTCGGCGACGGCGCTCCCGACTGTCTGGCGACCGCAGTCACTCTCCCTCGAGAGCGATGCACTCCAGTTGGAGCCGGGGCGGTCGATCTCGAGTCAGGAGCCAATGCCGGCCGACACGACCTACGTCGGCGAGTCCGTAGCGCCGCCAGACGATCCCGGCCTGCTTCGCTCGGCCGGCGAGGACTACCCTAACGAGGTGGAGTCGACCTACACCGACCTTCCCGCCGGCAACGACACCCAGCAGGTCGCCGCGTTCACGACCGAACTCACCACCGAATCGGAGACTCCCTACGAGACGGCAACCCAGATCGAGTCGTGGCTGGAGTCGAACAAAGAGTACTCACTGAACGCGAGCCACGATCGCGAGAACGGCACGATCACCTCGCAGTTCGTGTTCGAGATGAATCAGGGCTACTGCGAGTACTTTGCTACCGCGATGACGACGATGCTGCGCTCACAGGGTATCCCCGCACGCTACGTCGTGGGCTACGCGACGGGCGAACAGACCGGCCCCAACGAGTACACCGTCCGAGGGATGCACGCACACGCGTGGGTTGAAGTGTACTTCCCCGAGATCGGCTGGGTCCGTTTCGATCCAACCCCGAGCTCGGCACGCCAGTCTGCCGAGAACGAGGCCCTTGAGTCGACGACTACCGAGACGACCACTGGCACAGGCACGGGAACTGGAACCGGGACTGGGACCGGGACTGGAACGCCGACTGGAACCGGGACTGGAACGGGGACATTGGCCTCGACATCCACCCCAACGCCAACCCCCACACCGACCCCAACACCAACCCCGACAGACAGCTCCACGCCCACGCCGACACCCACCGCGACGCCCACCGAGAGTGAACCGCCACTGAACGTGACGCTCAACAGGACCGCCGTCCCCGGTGCCACTGTCGAGGTGACCGTGCTGCGCGAAGGTGAGCCAGTTGTCGGCGCCGAAGTGCTGTTCAACGGTGAGCCTGTCGGCCGGACCGACAACGAGGGGACCGTCGTCGCCAGAGTACCATACACCGCACAGTTGGACGTGACAGTACGGACCGACACTGCGGGCGTGCTGCCGCCCCCAGCTGACGCGCCGCGAGCCGTCGACGGCTACGCGGTCCAGACTAGCGAGAACACCACATTCACGCTCAACACCAACGCCTCGATTTCGTTCGTCGGCGAGGTGCGCAGTGACGCCCGGGTGACGCTGGTCGCAACCATCGACGATGTGCCCGTTCGCGACGGCAATGTGACGCTGAACGGCGATCAGATCGGCCGTACCGACGCCCAAGGCCGCTTCGAGTTCCGACTTCCCAACGATCCGGGGGAGTACGAGTACGCTGTTAGCCGCGGCAGCACCGAAGGCTCCGAGACCGTCACGATCCGCTCGCTCGAACTCAACTACAGCGTGGGCTGGCCCGCAACGATTCCGTTTGCGCCGGTAACGCTTAACGCCACCCTCGGTGACGAAGCGCTCCCCAACGCCACCGTCTCGATCGACGGCGAGGCCGTCGGTACCACTGGCATCGACGGCTCCGCGGTCGGGCGGCTGCCCCCCACCGACTCGGTCACGCTCGCCGTGAGCGCGCACGGTCAGCGCGCGTCGGTCGACGTCAAGGGGCTATTCAGCACGTTGGCACAAGTTGTCGGAGGTGTATTAGCCGGCGTCGGCGCAGTGTTCGGGATCGCGTACTACCGTGGGATCACCCCCCGGAGCTTGCTCGCGCGGGCGGGGGGGAGCATCAGACGGGGCTACCAACTGATCCTGGTCACGGTCGTCTCACTGGCCGACGCGCTGAGTCGTGGCGTCGAAGCAGTGATCGCGGCACTCTCGAACGCCAAAGACCGACTCGTCGAACTCGCACAGGCGCTCCGGAAGCGCACCAAGACCCCCGGCGAAGTCGCACAGATCATCATCACTTCCCTCACTGCGTGGGCCACCACAACTGTCGTGGCTATCCAGTCACTCCCGGAACGACTGCTCGCGTGGCTCCGAAACCTTCGAGCCAGTGAGCCGACGGCGGGAGCTGGATCAAGCGTCGGGGACACGACTGAGGCAGATCCCGAGACTGTGGCCGCCCGTGAGCGGATCAGCCAGGCGTGGCAGCGGTTCCTCAGTATCCTCCCACTCCGACAGGTACGCACCCTGACGCCGGGCGAAATTGCCCGATACGCGGTGGAGGATGCCAACCTTCCTGCCGGCCCGGTCACGCGCCTACGGGACGCTTACCGGGAAGTCACCTACGACAGCGCTGATCCCACCACGCGACAGGAAGTCGCCGAGGAGGCCATGGAGTCGATTAACTCCGAACAGGCAGCAGATGACGGTGACGAATCCGGAGGTGATGCCGCGTGA
- a CDS encoding zinc-dependent metalloprotease: MDLFRSVGAVASASGDGVVDWAAVSEAAKSGTDPGSLDLSAADREGYATDVRDARDRIREVGGVEFDVPETVSLQNRHHWIDANVDTFRRLIEPMAEEFDQPLFPGASRVVNTGSMSFSLAFLGRHVLGQYDPLLLAEADRGRTSPRSASTDDGPTHELYFVHPNIERTARELNVDFPRFRRWIAFHEVTHAAEFGAAEWLPGYLESRMRDTVTELAAGGLNREAFSELDAAMTAVEGYAELLMDRAFDEEYDDLRRKIDARRGGGGPVDQLIRRLLGLGLKRRQYERGAAFFTAVADAEGLETAGRVWDRPENLPTDAELDDPERWLARIE; encoded by the coding sequence ATGGATCTCTTCCGCAGCGTCGGCGCCGTGGCGTCGGCTTCCGGCGACGGCGTCGTCGACTGGGCGGCGGTCTCCGAGGCCGCCAAGTCCGGGACCGACCCCGGCTCGCTCGACCTCTCGGCGGCCGACCGCGAGGGGTACGCGACCGACGTCCGCGACGCCCGGGACCGCATCCGCGAGGTCGGCGGCGTCGAGTTCGACGTGCCCGAGACGGTGTCGCTCCAGAACCGCCACCACTGGATCGACGCCAACGTCGACACGTTCCGGCGGCTGATCGAGCCGATGGCCGAGGAGTTCGACCAGCCGCTGTTCCCCGGTGCCTCCCGCGTCGTCAACACGGGCTCGATGTCGTTCTCGCTTGCCTTCCTCGGCCGGCACGTCCTCGGGCAGTACGACCCGCTCCTGCTGGCGGAGGCCGACCGCGGCCGAACGTCGCCGCGGTCCGCGTCTACCGACGACGGCCCGACCCACGAACTGTACTTCGTCCACCCGAACATCGAGCGCACCGCCAGAGAACTGAACGTCGACTTCCCGCGGTTCCGGCGCTGGATCGCGTTTCACGAGGTGACCCACGCCGCGGAGTTCGGTGCCGCGGAGTGGCTGCCGGGCTACCTCGAATCACGGATGCGCGACACGGTGACCGAACTCGCTGCCGGCGGGCTGAACCGCGAGGCGTTCTCCGAGCTCGACGCCGCGATGACCGCCGTCGAGGGGTACGCCGAACTGCTGATGGATCGGGCGTTCGACGAGGAGTACGACGACCTTCGCCGGAAAATCGACGCCCGGCGGGGCGGCGGCGGACCGGTCGATCAGCTGATCCGGCGGCTGCTCGGGCTCGGGCTCAAGCGCCGGCAGTACGAACGCGGCGCGGCGTTTTTCACCGCTGTCGCCGACGCCGAGGGGCTGGAGACCGCCGGGAGAGTGTGGGACCGCCCGGAGAACCTCCCGACGGACGCGGAACTCGACGATCCCGAGCGCTGGCTCGCCCGGATCGAGTAG
- a CDS encoding aminoglycoside N(3)-acetyltransferase, producing MGEHAAVAAIDDPVTVERIAADLRDLGVDAGDTLLVHTSLSELGWVAGGPQAVVDALQRIVTADGTVVMPTHSTQYSDPSVWTNPPVPDDWIPQIRESMPAFRPAVTPSRGMGAVAECFRDYPETVRSSHPLYSFAAWGADAEAIVADHSFENAMGEESPLARVYDRDGSVLLLGTDHASNTSLHLAEYRADIDAERVTETAPVLQDGERTMVEWTDIDHESGDFLVAGSTFEGEHPESVETGEVGAGAATLVDQPALVDFAAEWLSEHR from the coding sequence ATGGGCGAACACGCAGCCGTCGCGGCCATCGACGATCCCGTCACAGTCGAGCGAATCGCCGCCGATCTCCGCGATCTGGGCGTCGATGCGGGTGACACCCTCCTCGTCCACACCTCGCTCTCCGAACTCGGCTGGGTCGCCGGCGGGCCACAGGCCGTCGTCGACGCGCTCCAGCGCATCGTGACCGCGGACGGAACCGTCGTGATGCCGACCCACTCGACGCAGTACAGCGACCCGTCGGTCTGGACGAACCCCCCGGTCCCGGACGACTGGATCCCGCAGATCCGCGAGTCGATGCCGGCGTTTCGGCCCGCGGTGACGCCGAGCCGCGGGATGGGCGCGGTCGCGGAGTGTTTCCGTGACTACCCGGAGACGGTGCGGAGCAGCCACCCGCTGTACTCCTTCGCGGCGTGGGGCGCCGACGCCGAAGCGATCGTCGCGGACCACAGCTTCGAGAACGCGATGGGCGAGGAGTCCCCGCTCGCGCGGGTGTACGACCGCGACGGCTCGGTGCTGCTGCTCGGGACCGACCACGCGTCGAACACGTCGCTGCACCTCGCGGAGTACCGCGCCGACATCGACGCCGAGCGAGTGACCGAGACCGCGCCGGTCCTACAGGACGGCGAGCGAACGATGGTCGAGTGGACCGACATCGACCACGAGAGCGGCGACTTCCTCGTGGCCGGGTCGACGTTCGAGGGCGAGCATCCCGAGTCGGTCGAGACGGGGGAAGTCGGGGCGGGGGCGGCGACGCTCGTCGACCAGCCGGCGCTGGTCGACTTCGCCGCCGAGTGGCTGAGCGAGCATCGCTAA
- a CDS encoding type II toxin-antitoxin system HicB family antitoxin gives MGTDTPKHGSTAAHPASRNISLSWNEDAGNWSAVDEDLGVASVGETREGALAMLDEAVALHTGEAGESIDSREVEKDVLEGLGIDLDEVGRPEECHRTP, from the coding sequence TGACACACCGAAACACGGTTCGACCGCTGCCCACCCAGCGTCTCGCAACATCTCGTTGTCGTGGAACGAGGACGCCGGGAACTGGTCGGCTGTCGACGAAGATCTGGGCGTTGCTTCGGTCGGCGAAACCCGTGAAGGGGCGCTGGCGATGCTCGACGAAGCGGTGGCCCTCCACACTGGTGAGGCGGGCGAGTCCATCGACTCCCGGGAAGTGGAAAAGGACGTGCTGGAAGGTCTAGGAATCGACCTGGATGAGGTAGGAAGGCCGGAAGAGTGCCACCGAACCCCCTGA